In Brachypodium distachyon strain Bd21 chromosome 2, Brachypodium_distachyon_v3.0, whole genome shotgun sequence, one genomic interval encodes:
- the LOC104583052 gene encoding uncharacterized protein LOC104583052 yields the protein MAAQTQSAIEGLLRVLATAIKDEVQLMSGVPGDMKFIKDEMDSMNGFLMHLNKMESEHDDQIRAWMKQVREIAYVAEDCVQRYVRMDHHGIDRGGCAGTLATACLFLFRPRTYGQIRELGEQITELKALVHEVSERRQRYDVKVPAGHDRRLVQQNEPSSDQAEERREGFVRALEKELQEEERTARARAQEAPGPSLLGRSSLVIRARTKMQDAIAAVPSAVLGLGNGNDAVAQLPAVVVGRSSEAAATVRVILSKCSCPPAGVGAAEEAQGGGGLSEAEAFRCTKKMFLCALYVYPYPTNAELMKLKEGVVVEAPGVVTAQEARNQVMVFCYSMLSTQQKSCLQYLTAFNDETEISRTSMVRRWVAEGLVGKEPGGGATPEEAGERCFRELLLRGFIRAARRSDAGIVKSCRMDGPVKDFVDGITKSENFLATLPAHLQRQLDIRRIVRRPRPFMPAPRRNMLLGSRYCGAGCAWFDDEAEDDAMDKLVDYIKTLPKLYRLNVMDLGGCTGLRRHHLESFTEVEYLRYLSLRDTDVPRLPHARHMNRLAQLETLDIRGTNIPPRDTMRICLPRLKHLLAGRRITTTTAAETKATMLVTVHMPDRIGLMRDMETLSHVQVSIDGAELQGVAKLQQLRKLGVVVHANTATAAVLGRVLYVLAGCLRSLSVWVVDAVAVAHTRTTTTQQGKGQQGGGQGILDISSMHEIASSLALENLDIKGKMSLPSWIGRAPKLANVTLRDTEMDGGDALRRLAAVLSLRCLKLIRNAFTEQALRFKDVQFQALRFLVVEGDALTRVAFFAGDAAPKLEKIVWAIGGGSTIAQTQNEELIVGIQHLPSLKEIELKASFKVNNLLDWKQQQTTSANPRYSIRYISSTDDQLIIELPKATTDTTLILPAGVIN from the coding sequence ATGGCGGCCCAGACCCAAAGCGCCATTGAGGGGCTTCTCCGCGTCCTGGCGACGGCGATCAAGGACGAGGTGCAGCTGATGAGCGGCGTGCCCGGCGACATGAAGTTCATCAAGGACGAGATGGACAGCATGAACGGCTTCCTGATGCACCTGAACAAGATGGAGAGCGAGCACGACGACCAGATCCGCGCCTGGATGAAGCAGGTGCGCGAGATCGCCTACGTCGCCGAGGACTGCGTCCAGCGCTACGTCCGCATGGACCACCACGGCATCGACCGGGGCGGGTGCGCGGGCACGCTGGCCACGGCgtgcctcttcctcttccggcCCAGGACGTACGGACAGATCCGCGAGCTCGGCGAGCAGATCACCGAGCTCAAGGCCCTCGTGCACGAGGTCAGCGAGAGGCGGCAGCGCTACGACGTCAAAGTCCCGGCCGGCCATGACCGCAGGCTGGTGCAGCAGAACGAGCCGTCGTCTGACCAGgccgaggagaggagggagggctTCGTGCGCGCGCTGGAAAAGGAGCTGCAAGAAGAGGAGAGGACGGCGAGGGCCCGGGCCCAGGAGGCCCCCGGGCCCAGCCTGCTTGGACGTTCATCACTTGTCATCCGCGCGCGCACCAAGATGCAAGACGCTATCGCAGCAGTCCCATCTGCTGTTCTGGGACTCGGCAACGGCAATGATGCCGTTGCCCAGCTTCCTGCTGTCGTCGTAGGCCGATCATCTGAAGCTGCTGCCACAGTACGTGTCATTCTCAGCAAATGCAGCTGCCCTCCCGCCGGTGTTGGTGCAGCCGAAGAAGCtcaaggtggtggtggtctATCTGAAGCAGAGGCATTCAGATGCACCAAGAAGATGTTCCTGTGTGCTCTCTACGTGTACCCTTACCCGACCAACGCAGAGCTGATGAAGCTCAAGGAGGGAGTGGTCGTGGAGGCACCTGGAGTAGTAACCGCACAAGAGGCCAGGAACCAGGTGATGGTCTTCTGCTACAGCATGCTGTCCACCCAGCAGAAGAGCTGCCTGCAGTACCTGACGGCGTTCAACGACGAAACGGAGATCAGCAGGACAAGCATGGTCCGGCGATGGGTCGCCGAAGGGCTCGTAGGCAAAGaaccaggaggaggagccactCCAGAAGAAGCCGGCGAGCGCTGCTTCCGCGAGCTTCTCCTCCGAGGCTTCATTCGCGCTGCTCGCCGTAGCGATGCCGGCATCGTCAAGAGCTGCCGCATGGATGGCCCAGTCAAAGACTTCGTCGACGGCATCACCAAAAGCGAGAACTTCTTGGCCACCCTGCCGGCCCACCTCCAGCGCCAGCTCGATATCCGAAGGATAGTTCGACGACCTCGCCCCTTCATGCCGGCGCCGCGGAGGAACATGCTGCTGGGTAGCCGCTACTGCGGCGCCGGCTGCGCTTGGTTcgacgacgaggccgaggATGATGCCATGGACAAGCTGGTGGATTACATCAAAACACTCCCTAAGCTATATCGGCTGAACGTGATGGACCTGGGAGGCTGCACGGGCCTCAGGCGTCACCACCTTGAGAGCTTCACCGAGGTGGAGTACCTCAGGTATCTGAGTCTTCGGGACACAGACGTCCCCCGACTGCCTCATGCCAGACATATGAACAGGCTCGCGCAGCTGGAGACCCTGGACATCCGGGGAACAAACATACCACCTCGCGACACCATGAGGATCTGCCTGCCACGGCTCAAGCACTTGCTCGCCGGTCGCCGCATCACCACGACCACGGCGGCCGAGACGAAGGCGACGATGCTCGTCACCGTGCACATGCCCGACAGGATTGGTTTGATGAGGGACATGGAGACACTATCCCACGTCCAGGTTTCCATCGACGGTGCCGAGCTGCAAGGGGTCGCcaagctgcagcagctgcggaAGCTCGGCGTGGTCGTTCATGCCAACACTGCCACTGCTGCAGTTCTGGGTCGAGTACTGTACGTGCTGGCGGGATGCCTGCGCTCCTTGTCAGTTTGGGTCGTCGACGCCGTGGCCGTCGCCCACAcccgcaccaccaccacccagcAGGGGAAGGGCCAGCAGGGCGGCGGCCAAGGCATCCTCGACATTTCGTCCATGCACGAGATCGCCTCCAGCTTGGCCCTCGAGAACCTGGACATCAAGGGAAAGATGAGCCTCCCTTCATGGATCGGAAGGGCCCCCAAACTAGCCAACGTCACTCTACGCGACACTGAGATGGACGGAGGAGATGCTCTGAGAaggctcgccgccgtcctgaGCCTGAGATGCCTCAAGCTCATCCGCAACGCCTTCACCGAGCAAGCGCTCCGCTTCAAGGACGTCCAGTTCCAAGCTCTCAGGTTCCTCGTCGTCGAGGGTGACGCCTTGACCCGagtcgccttcttcgccggcGATGCAGCTCCTAAGCTCGAGAAGATTGTCTGGGCCATCGGAGGTGGCAGCACGATAGCGCAAACACAGAACGAGGAGCTCATCGTCGGGATCCAACACCTTCCCAGCCTCAAGGAGATTGAGCTTAAGGCCAGCTTCAAGGTGAACAATCTTTTGGACtggaagcagcagcaaaccACTTCAGCAAATCCAAGGTATAGCATTCGATACATATCCTCAACCGATGATCAGTTAATCATTGAGCTACCAAAAGCTACCACAGATACTACCTTGATACTTCCGGCTGGTGTTATCAACTAA